A single region of the Plasmodium malariae genome assembly, chromosome: 7 genome encodes:
- the PmUG01_07048400 gene encoding PIR protein, whose product MSSIEECSDCNTYCSEFNNKKGTKKIYPDDFENTCKKILRNLFKLSDVLKSEKSARDRCSYLSYWTYEQLWKKFTNPNSEEARASIHKLHEVLLKFNNIEKLRNQPCHIYLTESFASLKEKKELHDFFKSFDYLKNKLKSVTSEKEKYCEYITRILELYKQNIRDCCTYFFENSSRNTCEEYLKCEKRYYPYELLSILDCSSKSSYKKPEEFFEELAIDREVILRSRYSNELTCQGFMCDPFRVVITIGFALLGIFFLHFLYYKITHSGTKSYDDIYGYKNVYNFLVSRDTAFEERLQREHDISPRRGINLAYYST is encoded by the exons ATGAGTAGTATTGAAGAATGCTCTGATTGTAATACATATTGCAGtgaatttaataataaaaagggcactaaaaaaatatatcccgatgattttgaaaatacttgtaaaaagatattacgaaatttattcaaattatCTGATGTTTTAAAAAGCGAGAAAAGCGCAAGAGATCGCTGTTCATATTTAAGTTACTGGACATATGAAcaattatggaaaaaatttacaaatccAAATTCTGAAGAAGCCAGAGcaagtatacataaattacaTGAAGTGCTATTAAAgtttaataatatagaaaaattaaggaATCAACCTTGTCATATTTATTTGACTGAATCTTTTGCTAGtttgaaagagaaaaaagaactgcatgattttttcaaaagttttgattatttgaaaaataaacttaAATCTGTTACAAgtgaaaaagagaaatattgTGAATACATTACTAGAATTTTAGAACTATATAAACAGAATATAAGGGACTGCTgcacttatttttttgagaATTCCTCGAGGAACACCTGtgaagaatatttaaaatgtgaaaaacGGTATTATCCTTATGAACTACTATCTATTTTAGATTGCTCCTCCAAATCATCTTATAAAAAACCTGAAGAATTTTTTGAAGAATTAGCTATTGATCGTGAGGTTATACTCAGAAGTAGATATTCCAATGAATTAACATGTCAAGGATTTATGTGTGATCCTTTCAGAGTTGTAATAACAATTGGTTTTGCACTTTTGGGAATATTTTTCCTgcatttcttatattataaa ATCACTCATTCTGGAACTAAATCGTATGACgatatatatggatataaaaatgtttataattttctagTATCTCGGGATACAGCATTTGAGGAAAGATTACAACGTGAGCATGATATTTCACCAAGAAGGGGAATTAATCTAGCTTATTATAGTacttaa